DNA from Daucus carota subsp. sativus chromosome 1, DH1 v3.0, whole genome shotgun sequence:
ACCTTAATTTCATATATGTGGGAGTGGATCATTCGTAAAATAAATTCTTCTGCTGATATTTGGGAAAGATTTGAATTGGTGAGAAGTGAAATGAAATAAAGGTCCTCATagagaaatataaataatttggaGGAAATGCTAATTTGGCTCCCATGTGCCTATTACTTTAAGGtttaaataacttataatttaGCTTTTGAACTCTGGGATTCTACTGGTCGAACAATTGTCAAACACATATTATGAGACTAGAAATGAAATCAGATTGCTACCATGCTATCCACACACAAATCTTTGGTTAATGAGAAGTGCAAAAAGTTAGATTTGGTAATGAAGGATGTTGGACATGGAAGAAGATTAGAGTAAAGTAAATGATAGATTTTGGATTAATAGATGCTTAAAACATGTGAAGGATAAGTGCTAGGAACTGATTAGCATTTATTTGGATGCTAGGAGCTGATTAGCATTTATTTGTATGTTGGAAAGAAAGGAACTAAggaagttcattaatatatgTGTTGCAGAAGTGATGGAATAGATATCATGTTGTTTAACAATTTGTAAGCTATGGATCATACCTGTCTCATTCCTGTCCACCCAGCAAATCAAAACTTGTTAATACACATGATTGCTGCTTTGGCTCTTTTTTTGGGCAGTGTTGTATTTTTGCTTTTGTGTTCTGTGGTCCGTAACTTCTTGTTTGTTATGTAAATTGATTGAGCAGTGAACACTTCGTCTGTCGTATTGTTGCATGATTTCTGATAGTTGCATGGTCAAAATATTTTTCCTACAGGACAGGCCTTGCTGCAGCAGCGGTGGCATCAGCAGCACCAGCAGTGCCTGCAAACCCAACAAGCATGGATTTAGATCTACCAGTGGATCCAAATGAACCCACATATTGTCTTTGCAACCAAGTGAGCTATGGTGACATGGTAGCATGCGACAACCCTGATGTAAGTATATCACTTTATTTTTTAGTGTTTAATTAAAGGTTGATACAACTAGGGGTGACGTACTCACCACTTATGCAactgttttttttctttaaattgtGTTTGACAGTGCAAGATAGAAtggtttcattttggttgtgtTGGTGTGAAAGAACAACCCAGGGGAAAGTGGTATTGCTCTGACTGTGCCGGACTGCAGAAGCGCAGGAAAGGTAAGTAATGCTTGAGATATTCTGGGAGTTTGTCCAGATCCAGTGTGTTTGTTCTTCGAGGAACAAGCACTTGATGAAAAGATTACTTACTGTATAATGCCCAAATCATGTTTAGTTCAGTCATACTCTGCGCTTGGATTCGTCTTTGTGACATAATTTCACTTTTTGCAATTTCTTTGCTCTCATGTTATAGTTTAGATTGTTTTGAACCTTTCTCGATCCAAAGgtagataaaaaaattagaattcatGAATATATAACAAATGTTTTTTTAAGCATCTGTTTGCTTGTAattaatatacatgtatattatgACTTCCAGCTAATGACCATACTGATTTAGAGTTTCATTCGAATCGTTTTTGAAAACAACGTGAattgtttttctttaaaaaaatattatttcagtGAGTTGTACTTTTGGTGTCATGAATAGAGGTGGCAGGCGTGGGGTTGAACCGTGACTGTAACTGGCGTGAAATTATTCAGGAATTTGGCCATTGTCAGGCCGATTCATGAAATGCACAAACCGCTAATGTATATGAGCTGAATAtgggtttaatattttcaaaccGCCGCCTGTCCCTGTGAACCGCATGGCTCGCCAGCCCGGAACGGCCGCACTCTCTGCTTGTCTTCTTTTGTCCCTCGACTACAACCATGTTTCCATTTCTACTCAACAATCAACATAATAGTACTCAACATGATAGTATGGCTCGCCAGCCCGAAACGGCTGCTCCCTCTGCTTCTCTTCTTTTGTCCCTCGACTGCAACCATGTTTCCATTTCTACTCAACATAATAGTACCAACAGAATAGTATTCTTAGGGGTTTAAGGATTTTTGGATATTCAGTTTGGATTTTGAAAACTGTATCAGAATATTGGGGTATTCAATTAGgttatttaaattatgctactgCTACAAAATCAGGTGTTATTTAATTAggatttataaattatgtttGAAAATTtcatggtattcaattgagattgtttaaaattcattaaaatttgatggcATTCGActtctgatggatttttttggacttgataaaatgatgaattttgtgttaatgtattttaagttttttgaaatcccatcaatatcaatgagattttgaaatatcGTGCTTAAATCCTTAAATCCTAAAAAGTATATCAACTctatgacattttatcaagaacctgcaaaaaatcaaaatgatattattcattaaaattcatagagtaaatacaattaattaaaatcacacCTGAATACACCCCCTTAATTGTCATTTCATTCATGTGATTTTAGAGAATATACTCATTTTATGAGAATCAAATAGTCAATTCATCcttttaaaaaatacaataaaacaATTTCAAACTACAATcctttgaaaaataaaacaatttaaaattataattattcgaaaaaaaaatagatttaaaaatgaaattataattcaGAAAATATCGAATTTAAATCGAAAGTCACGAATTTGAACAAAAGACATTCGCAAAATACAGACAAGTAAACCGCACCTGCGCGAATGAACCCGTCTGGCCATGGCCATCAATTCATGAACATCTCACTGAATGAAGTGTTAATCGCGTGTTGGTTTTAGGTGAATGAGGGTGATCACTGATCAGACATGGAactatgtatatttattttgtggCAAGTGGGTTGAGTGCGAGTCAAAATTTTTTGGTAACTAACCCTACTAAGAATTAAGAAATGAGAAGACAGAAGTGTACTTATTTTTCATTTCCAACATGAAAACCAAGATGAATCAAAACTCTGCACTCTAGTACGACACAAGTTAGGGGTCCGGGGTCCGAAGTCTGATCATAAACCATAAATTTTAGTAAAGGTTATGATCCTCCGGAGGCACCTCAAGGTGTGAGAAATGTTTGAAGATTCAGAAAGCGATTACATAAGTACTGAACAAATTCCTCTGGAAAGAAGAGAGCCAAGAAACTGGCCATAGGTAAAGTGATGGAAGAAGCAGCTTCCATGTACTCTAAAGCCAcgaaaacaaaataaatgttGATACTTTAGTCAAAATGCAATATCTCTTGTCCTCGACAATTCAGAATGACACAAGCAGTTTAACAAAccatatagttttttttattattctcaGTGATACAAACAAGCCCAGAGAATTGAGTTCTTAAAATTGCCTAAAGCATACAAGAACACAACAGAAGTGCCATCAAGTTCTCGAAAAAACACATCCTCAGATAGCTGAGAAGCCTACAAATCCCGAAATTATCAATCTCTTTGCTGGCGTGATTATTACATGTGGGGCGTTTTTGCCCCAACATATAACTATCCTAACCTAATGGGTTAAGCCCCCTGTATTCACTGTAATGTAGGTCTGGACTTGTTAGCCAGCATGACTATCAATAGTCCATGCCACCCATACCGCCCATGCCACCACCCATAGGTATGTCCTTTTCATCCTTGGGAAGTTCAACGACGATTGCCTCCGTagttgtcatcaaggaagataCACTGCAAATGGACGTGTGCATATACATATTAATCACATGAATGCACGCTACAAGAACAAGGAAAAAGTAAGATTTCCTCCTTATTTACCTTGCTGCATCAACCAATGCTGTTCTTATTACTTTCAACGGGTCAATAATCCCAGCTTTGACCATATCAACATAAGCACCTGAGTTTCATATTTCAATAGTTTCATCAGATTGAGAGAACTGAGAGACCCTACCTTCCCGCAATTAGTCTTGTTTTATTCCAGTGGCTTAcataatagataaataaattaaaagatttACCATATTTTTACAAAAGGGTAGTATTGGAAAGAGgaaatactgtataaacatgtttattatttttgttaataaagAATCTTATATCTTTCCTATTGATTACGTATTAACACTAACCTTTGGCAGCATCATACCCAAGATCAGGGTCGTCCTGCTCCAACAGCTTGCCAACAACCACAGCACCCTCTACCCCAGCATTTGAGGCAATGGTGTGTACTGGTGTCTGCAATAAAAGTTTATACTCTAttttaatactagaaataacaAGGCCTGACTCAATGAATTATGTTAATCAAACCTAACCCAAGTAATTTCACAATGCAAGCCAACTGTGTCAATAGAGTGTTATGTacataataataaattgatGAAACATATATATGCACACACACCTTTAGGGCATTCTGGATAATTTGTACACCAATTTTCTGATCAAAGTTGGCTGTTGGCAACTTATCTAATTCTTTGGCTGCATAAAGAAGAGCAACACCACCACCTGCACAGAAAGTAAGTTAAGTATCTAAACATGTTTGTCAAGGAGACTCATGATAGCAaagatgaaatatatattacctGGCACAATTCCTTCCTCTACAGCAGCCTTTGTGGCATTAAGCGCATCTGTAACTCTATCTTTTTTTTCACCGACTTCAGTTTCACTAGCTCCTCCAATCTAAAAGAGGAAATTCAAAGATAGATTTaagtgaacatcaattctgttgGTATAAATATTGCCAACTTCTACAGGTGATCTACTTAAATAAAAAGCAAAACTTCAAAAATGAGGCAGACCTTCAGGACGGCAACACCACCAGAAAGCTTAGCTAATCTTTCTTGAAATTTCTCTTTATCATAATCAGAAGTACTCAATTCGATTGATGATCTTATCTattaacaaaaacaagaaattagCATCTGAAAATCAAGGCAATGCTGCTGCACCAATTGCTTGAAAGTTTAAAGTTTGATGTCAATGAGTACACTGACCTGTTCACACCTCTCTTCTATTGACTTTTTCTCACCAGCCCCATCAAGAACAACAGTGTCATCCTTAGATATTGTGATCTAAATTAAAGACTTTGTTAGTAAACCACTAGACTATAATAGTAAAACAAAGATGCTAATGTTATGATAATAATGTTCTGTGTTTTGTGTAGTGTTATACCACCATTCAATTTATAAATAGACTACATATTACAGAAATTACAGTGTATGTAAACACTAAACATGTAATGTGATATGGACAACTGAGTAAATAACCAAAATATACTTTTCTACAATTTATAATGCTTTTATACCTTTTTGCATGAGCCAAACATATCCAACTCCACGTTATCAAGGTTCATACCAAGTTCTTCCGTTATAACCTATAAATCATAGGTACATCAATTAGCTAGTAGTCCTGAATCATTCAAGAACTGTTACATACGCTAAAAACAGATTCAGCAGGATAACCTACCTGGCCTCCAGTAAGAACAGCGAGATCCTGGAGATTAGCCTTTCTGTTTTCACCGAACCCAGGAGCTTTAATTGCACAGACCTGGAATAAGAAAGAGGCCAAGTCTAACAATGTAATGTTTGCGTGTGTATATAGATATTAACTTCACATTAATACGATACAAATAAAAAGCTGAGGAACATGTAGAATGGGGTAACCTTTATTCCTGCACGTAGTTTGTTGAGAATTAGCGTTGCAAGTGCTTCACTATCAACATCTTCGGCAACTATCAAAAGAGGCCTTTGTTTCTGAAAAAGATTTAATTTCATAACTACAGATGTATAATTTAGACTACAAAAATTATCAGATACATGAAAATGGACAAGCCTGAGATGTTAACCTTTAAAGCCAGCTCTAGTACTTTCACCACTGCATTTATGCTAGAGATTTTCTTCTCATGAATCAAGATTAGAGGGTCGTCCAACTCCTGCAAGAAATTAGAAGATATGTAATTTATAAGTATATACTATAGTAGAACTCAGACTTCTGCCAActattaaaaccaaaaaaacATTTAAAGATACTTTACAGTATGCTAGCATTACTTACGCATTTCTGGTTCTTTTGATTTGTAATGAAATACGGGGATATGTAACCCCTATCGAGCTTCATTCCTTCAACGACTTCCAATTCATTATACAATGTTTTCCCATCCTGCATCAGTTTTAAAGAATGTCAAACCACATCTCAAAGAACGAAACTCGAAATCGGAATTCACGGCTACTATTAGTATCTAGCTTTTTGCGCAATTGttaaacataaattattttgttgaCTGTGAtgatctatatatatacatagatagATGTTCTTGTGAACAATGACGGGACACAAGATACCAATTATTGCTTCCACGTGTTCCAATTTTCTAAATTATGAACAAGGAAGGTTTTTAGAACACAAAATTCATAGCAAGCTTTTGTAAAAGAATTCATAAAAACATTTTTCCCGAAAGCTGAACTTTTTATAGTGAAATACATAAACAGTACAGATGACATCTGAACTTGACATATCAGCAAAGCACAACATTTTCAACCATTGATACACTAGTACACAAATTCatccatatattatatattaggcTGGGGTCAAATACTTTCTGCccacaataaaatataaaatatgtataaagattACCAAATCACGGAGAATATCAGTACGGCAGTACAGAAGCAAACAAAGcttgaaaatattaaaacattaaCACTATCTTTCTACATAGCCATCAGTCAACGCACCTGGATTGTTATTACTCCCTCCTTGCCAACTCTTTCCATTGCCTTAGCTATCAACTCACCAATCTCTCTTTCTCCATTTGCAGATATAGTTCCAACCTTCAGAAATACAGGTGAGTCCATATTTCGTAACGCTAAATAAAAATTGCTATAGCATTATAATAATTCAATAGCACTTTGACAGTATAAACAAACCTGTGCTATTTCTTCAGATGTGCTTATCATCCGTGCTCTACTTTTCAAATTGGTTACCACGGCATCTACAGCCATTGTAATGCCACGTCTAAGGTCCATGGCATTCATACCAGCTGCAACTGACTTGCAACCTTCCGTAAATATTGCACGGGTGAGGACAGTGGCACAAGTAGTTCCTGTAATTTCATATAAAGAATGGTCAATTGTATTACTTAAAGAAAATGCATATAAAAGTACAGGTAAGGTAAACATTTAAGAAGGGGTGACAATCTTCAAAACAGCTACATGAGATACAAAGGGCGGTCCTTGACACAATTACAcactaaaataatatgttaatgAAAAACTGATTGCCATAATTAGGAAAAATGCTATGTAACCCAAACCAAcagtgaattatatatataagtccaTATCTTTTGTTTCTTACAAGTATGAGAAAACAGGCTAGAAATTATCACAAAAGGTCACATAGTTGGAGTAAGACTTTTACCATCACCAGCAACATCATTGGTGGCATTTGCAACCTGTTTGACGAGGCTTGCCCCAATGTTCTTAACTTTGTCCTTGAACTCGATGCTCTTAGCAACAGTCACCCCATCTTTTGTAACTTTTGGCGCCCCATAAGATTGTTCGATAACAACAGTACGCCCCTGCACAGTGAAACCATTTGTAGCCCTAAGCAATATTGTCTCAGTACTATATTAACCTTCATAACAAGAAAGAAAAAATTACGCAGAGATCCAGAATCTGTGCCAAGCCATTCAGGAAACAACTTCTCACAGTTACTAGAATTCTGACCAGCTCAAATTACAAATGAAAGTTACTCAATAGCAAAGTCGCTTTAGCAACAATTTAATCTTGGGCAAAAAACTCATAATTAAAACAAGGAATTGAAAACCCGCTTCATATCTCCTATACCATACATTGACCAAAAACAAAGGTTATATTTGAttgctaaaaaaaaattatggcgTCAAAGTCACATGTCCAAATTCTTTCCACAGGAAAATAAAACTGAGTAATCCAAATTCCAGATTTGCATGtgaaaacataaaatcaaaccgcaaaaattgatagaaattttatatatctccACAAACGACAAGTACCTTAGGACCCATAGTTACTCTAACTGCATCAGCTAGCTCTTCAACACCTTTAAGCATCAAAGCCCGGGCTTCAATCCCAAATCTAATATCCTTGGCCGCATAATTTCTGCTCAAACTTAACCTACTCCCAATCTATACAGGCAAAtcaaaaaccaaataaattaaaaatcagaaTTTGGCccataaataaattcacaacTAAACTGGACAGATGTTTAcaattaaaatccattaaaaccCACCTGTTGGGTGCTGCTTGTAGCAATCCTGCACAATAAGCACAAATGGGTTTTCTCATATTAGTAAAAAGATCAAAACTTTAAACCTAAACTTAATggattacaaattaaaatttcaaaacaactaAAAACAATACAAATCAGTTGGAAATTCAAATGATTTTAATGAGTCTGTTATAATTAAACTAAAGATCAAATCTTTAAATGAAACTAATTCAATTAGATTAATGGGCTGGCTCTAATTAGAATAAAGATCAAATCTTTACAACAAAACAATGTAAGTGTGCAAgtgtatatatgaattattgTACCGTGCTTTAGAGGCAAGATTGGCTGCAAATCTATACATGACTGCTCTGAGGTTGCAGAAGAATGATCAGATTGAATGTCTGCTTCAATACAGAAGCTAATTACTGTAGGCAAATTGAGATTTATGTGGATGTACAAGAAGCACAAATGTTGTATGGTTGAAGTGAGGAGATGAGAGCAACGCAGGCTATTTATTTCAAGAGCTGGGGAGGAAGAGAAGAGTCTAGAAGAAAGagttttagggttttaggggtttTAGATAATTAGATTATAATTCATTTTAAGTGCTAATAATAAGACAAAATGGCATAGTAATCTTGTTCTTGAGGTGGGATTGTGGGAATAGTAATTATTTCTTTCTTGTTTCGGCAaaaaacttataattatattatttatatacaatattttcCCTTCCGAGTTATGAAAAGTACACATCTTTCTTGAAAAAAAAAGTACACATCTTTATTTTCCAAGGGATATGTGAttaaaattttttgattgttatttatttaatttttgacggatgtaaaaatattagttatgtctgatatatatattataatgttcAAAACAAGATGAGGATAATCTATGATGTTTGTCAAATGATACATGTTCgataatttcattaatatttatatatatattgaaatttaatataaaaataatgatatcTTCATTGGCGTTTCactatatacaattatacatcATATTATATATCCGAAAAAgctgaaaaataatttttactgaAAATGTGGAACTTGCTTTTTCTAAGAAAAGCTTTTGAGATGAATATTGTTGTTCATGAATACGacttatttatcaaatattttgtcATTTACTTCTAGAAAAAGGGTtgttttatcaaatattttgtcATTTACTTCCAAAAAAAGAGTTGTACTTGTGTTACTATCCTTAAAAACAATATCACACTCATTTTAGTTTCGTCAACTTAATAACAGTGAGATCTAATATACACTGAATATATATTGATGactactttaaaattattattttgcaaatattttgaatatattagaAATACTGAAttaccaattattatttttaaagaaaccAAACCAAGTtaccatttattttatttacaaaacaagAGAACTCAGCTACATTTATTTATAAGCTCGGCGCCCAGCCGATCAGTTAGATAACTAAAAAACGATATTTATGagtaaatttaaatgaaaaGAAATAGAATAATTTGCCAGCTTAGTTAGAAAATTACGAAGAACTTCACACCCGTGTCATTTCTTGAGCTTGTAAATcacatttttattattgtaaATATTGTAAACCAAGATCTTAGTCATTTAGGTCCAGTTCACTTGGATATggataaaattgaataaaaagataATGGAATGAAAATATATGAACAAGTTTCCTCGAGAGAAGAAAGTACGAGACAACAATGATTAAATATGAGTGAGTTAAACATTTTTATAAAGAAGATGATGATAAAAGACGATGAACAAATAGAATGaacatttctttcaaaacatgtgAGTTAGgcttttacttaaaataatttagaatagAATGATTGaagtaatgaaaattataaacaattttacTAATCGCTCacaatttataattcaaattccGTTTCAATCTCCCCTCACTCCATTCATCAAACTGAACACAACCTTATGGTTTTTAATCTAACCGTCCTTATTATTctcctttttattattttccaaAATATGTTTAGCTGATTAATGCCACGTACAGTTTATAAACTACGGACCACCTGCTATGATCATAAGAATgaattatgaattatgattttgtattttatgCATTTCTCGATAGTCCGTACTATGTAATACTTCTACAAATCTATATAATTGTTAGCCCACTTCATTCTATCATTGATTATCGTTT
Protein-coding regions in this window:
- the LOC108205090 gene encoding chaperonin CPN60-2, mitochondrial; translation: MYRFAANLASKARIATSSTQQIGSRLSLSRNYAAKDIRFGIEARALMLKGVEELADAVRVTMGPKGRTVVIEQSYGAPKVTKDGVTVAKSIEFKDKVKNIGASLVKQVANATNDVAGDGTTCATVLTRAIFTEGCKSVAAGMNAMDLRRGITMAVDAVVTNLKSRARMISTSEEIAQVGTISANGEREIGELIAKAMERVGKEGVITIQDGKTLYNELEVVEGMKLDRGYISPYFITNQKNQKCELDDPLILIHEKKISSINAVVKVLELALKKQRPLLIVAEDVDSEALATLILNKLRAGIKVCAIKAPGFGENRKANLQDLAVLTGGQVITEELGMNLDNVELDMFGSCKKITISKDDTVVLDGAGEKKSIEERCEQIRSSIELSTSDYDKEKFQERLAKLSGGVAVLKIGGASETEVGEKKDRVTDALNATKAAVEEGIVPGGGVALLYAAKELDKLPTANFDQKIGVQIIQNALKTPVHTIASNAGVEGAVVVGKLLEQDDPDLGYDAAKGAYVDMVKAGIIDPLKVIRTALVDAASVSSLMTTTEAIVVELPKDEKDIPMGGGMGGMGGMDY